The following proteins are co-located in the Egicoccus sp. AB-alg2 genome:
- a CDS encoding universal stress protein: protein MRIVVGFLRSPEGRAALQRAVEEARLRDAELLVVHSFRGGPRENEAEIVAYREEFERLEQQLASEGVRYRLREYVRGNAPDEDLLQVAKDEDADLIVIGLRRRSPVGKLVLGSNAQDILLQADCPVLAVKASEPAEA, encoded by the coding sequence ATGCGCATCGTCGTCGGATTCCTACGGTCGCCCGAGGGCCGCGCCGCGTTGCAGCGGGCCGTCGAGGAGGCCCGGCTGCGGGACGCCGAACTGCTGGTGGTGCACTCGTTCCGCGGCGGCCCCCGGGAGAACGAGGCGGAGATCGTCGCCTACCGCGAGGAGTTCGAGCGCCTCGAACAGCAGCTGGCCAGCGAGGGGGTGCGCTACCGCCTGCGCGAGTACGTCCGCGGCAACGCCCCCGACGAGGACCTGCTGCAGGTCGCCAAGGACGAGGACGCCGACCTGATCGTCATCGGCCTCCGCCGCCGCTCCCCCGTCGGCAAGCTGGTGCTCGGCAGCAACGCCCAGGACATCCTGCTGCAGGCCGACTGCCCGGTCCTCGCGGTCAAGGCGAGCGAGCCCGCGGAGGCCTGA
- the lpdA gene encoding dihydrolipoyl dehydrogenase yields MHDIVVVGGGPGGYATAFRAAARGLDVALVEADKVGGTCLHRGCIPSKAVLHVAEVLEEVHRADVLGLRVTFDGLDGDALAAFRENVITRMFKGLDFLVSKRTTRHEGRGRLVRGDDGRVEVEVTAHDGSTTRVQGRHVVIATGSYARALPGVEVDGEVVQTSDQALWFTEPPRRAVVIGAGAIGMEFASMWQPMGTEVTVVEALDRVLPLEDADCSAAVAKAYRQRGIEVLTAARVQSVARDGDAGHVVVEVDGERRTLAADRILIATGRGPNTADIGAEELDLLDERGYVVTDEWGATAVDGLWAVGDVRPTLALAHAAFAEGFAVADRIAGVDRAQPVDHTQTPRVTYCHPEVASVGLTEAQARERHGDAVATETSSLRHNAKGILAGSEGFVKIVYRTDGPPSGAPGPEGAVVGVHVVGPHATDLIAEATLVTAWEALPSELAAITHAHPSLYEAMGEAFQSAAGLPFHGA; encoded by the coding sequence GTGCATGACATCGTCGTCGTCGGTGGCGGCCCCGGGGGCTATGCCACCGCCTTCCGCGCCGCCGCCCGCGGGCTGGACGTCGCCCTCGTCGAGGCCGACAAGGTCGGCGGGACCTGCCTGCACCGCGGCTGCATTCCTTCCAAGGCCGTCCTGCACGTCGCCGAGGTCCTCGAGGAGGTCCACCGCGCCGACGTGCTGGGGCTGAGGGTCACGTTCGACGGCCTGGACGGCGACGCCCTCGCCGCGTTCCGCGAGAACGTGATCACCCGCATGTTCAAGGGCCTGGACTTCCTGGTGTCCAAGCGGACCACCCGGCACGAGGGCCGCGGCCGGCTCGTCCGCGGCGACGACGGCCGCGTCGAGGTCGAGGTCACCGCGCACGACGGGAGCACCACGCGCGTGCAGGGCCGCCACGTCGTGATCGCCACCGGCTCGTACGCCCGCGCCCTGCCCGGCGTGGAGGTCGACGGCGAGGTGGTGCAGACCTCCGATCAGGCGCTGTGGTTCACCGAGCCCCCACGGCGCGCCGTCGTGATCGGCGCCGGGGCCATCGGCATGGAGTTCGCCTCCATGTGGCAGCCGATGGGCACCGAGGTCACCGTGGTCGAGGCGCTCGACCGGGTCCTGCCGCTCGAGGACGCCGACTGCTCGGCGGCCGTCGCCAAGGCCTACCGGCAGCGCGGCATCGAGGTGCTGACCGCCGCGCGGGTGCAGTCGGTGGCGCGTGACGGCGACGCCGGCCACGTCGTCGTCGAGGTGGACGGCGAGCGTCGCACGCTGGCCGCCGACCGGATCCTGATCGCCACGGGTCGCGGACCCAACACGGCCGACATCGGCGCCGAGGAACTCGACCTCCTCGACGAGCGCGGCTACGTGGTCACCGACGAGTGGGGCGCCACGGCCGTCGACGGGCTCTGGGCCGTCGGTGACGTGCGGCCGACCCTGGCCCTGGCCCATGCCGCCTTTGCCGAGGGCTTCGCGGTCGCGGACCGCATCGCCGGCGTCGACCGCGCCCAGCCGGTCGACCACACCCAGACGCCGCGCGTGACCTACTGCCACCCCGAGGTGGCCTCGGTCGGGCTGACCGAGGCGCAGGCACGCGAACGTCACGGCGATGCCGTCGCCACGGAGACCTCGTCGCTGCGCCACAACGCCAAGGGCATCCTCGCGGGCTCCGAGGGCTTCGTGAAGATCGTCTACCGCACGGACGGGCCGCCGTCGGGCGCACCCGGGCCGGAGGGCGCCGTCGTCGGCGTCCACGTCGTCGGCCCCCACGCGACCGACCTCATCGCGGAGGCGACCCTGGTGACCGCCTGGGAGGCGCTGCCGTCCGAGCTCGCGGCGATCACGCACGCACACCCGTCGCTGTACGAGGCGATGGGCGAGGCCTTCCAGTCCGCCGCGGGGTTGCCGTTCCACGGTGCCTGA
- a CDS encoding dihydrolipoamide acetyltransferase family protein codes for MEADRHMADVKDFKLPDLGEGLEEGEIVEWHVQVGDVIELNQTVASVETAKAVVDVPSPFAGRVVEKVGDVGEALQVGTVFLRIDVQVEGGAVVEDGAEPLPATEASPAQGGFEAGAAAAAKSVEETAGLYGEVHEGEAGRKSTGLDADEEPQPLVGYGQGKSGARRRRRGGAGNGGGNGQVTAAPVKPLAKPPVRKLAKDLGIDLADLAPGSGPGGVITRDDVLNSRSDDLASLGRPPAAAGAGAPDTAAVRTAAVGTQQVPATDPFAGFAAGGEKVVPGFRGRTPGEVEPIRGIRKRIVEKMEVSRSEIPEATCTKWADLTELWELRKDLTEQARADGFDVKITPFALILRAVVLGLRRFPTLNGMIDRDAGEIRLHEHVNLGFAADTDRGLIVPNIKDAHTKSTLQIAAELNRLATAARDGSIGAGELTGGTFTVSNYGAFGNDDGNPIINHPEGAILGIGAIEERPWAVDGALAVRRTGKFSLVFDHRISDGGEAGRFVTYVASLCENPARILLHS; via the coding sequence ATGGAGGCTGACAGACACATGGCGGACGTGAAGGACTTCAAGCTGCCCGACCTCGGCGAGGGGCTCGAGGAGGGCGAGATCGTCGAGTGGCACGTCCAGGTCGGCGACGTGATCGAGCTCAACCAGACGGTCGCGTCGGTGGAGACCGCGAAGGCGGTCGTGGACGTGCCCTCGCCCTTCGCCGGCCGGGTCGTGGAGAAGGTGGGCGACGTCGGCGAGGCCCTGCAGGTGGGCACGGTGTTCCTGCGCATCGATGTGCAGGTCGAAGGTGGCGCCGTCGTCGAGGACGGCGCCGAGCCGTTGCCGGCCACCGAGGCCTCGCCCGCGCAGGGCGGGTTCGAGGCCGGGGCCGCCGCGGCCGCCAAGTCGGTCGAGGAGACCGCCGGACTCTACGGCGAGGTGCACGAGGGCGAGGCCGGGCGCAAGTCGACCGGCCTGGACGCCGACGAGGAGCCCCAGCCGCTGGTCGGCTACGGGCAGGGCAAGTCCGGCGCGCGCCGGCGGCGTCGCGGCGGGGCCGGGAACGGCGGCGGCAACGGTCAGGTCACGGCCGCGCCGGTCAAGCCGCTGGCCAAGCCGCCGGTGCGCAAGCTGGCCAAGGACCTCGGCATCGACCTCGCGGACCTCGCGCCCGGCTCGGGACCCGGCGGCGTGATCACCCGCGACGACGTCCTCAACTCCAGGTCGGACGATCTCGCTTCGCTCGGTCGTCCTCCCGCGGCTGCCGGCGCTGGGGCGCCGGACACCGCCGCAGTTCGAACTGCCGCCGTCGGCACGCAGCAGGTGCCGGCCACCGACCCGTTCGCCGGGTTCGCGGCAGGTGGCGAGAAGGTCGTCCCGGGGTTCCGTGGGCGCACGCCGGGCGAGGTCGAGCCGATCCGCGGCATCCGCAAGCGGATCGTGGAGAAGATGGAGGTCTCCCGCAGCGAGATCCCCGAGGCGACCTGCACGAAGTGGGCCGACCTCACCGAGCTGTGGGAGCTGCGCAAGGACCTCACCGAACAGGCCCGCGCCGACGGCTTCGACGTGAAGATCACGCCGTTCGCGCTGATCCTGCGGGCCGTCGTGCTCGGCCTGCGGCGCTTCCCGACGCTGAACGGGATGATCGACCGCGACGCCGGCGAGATCCGGCTCCACGAGCACGTCAACCTCGGCTTCGCGGCCGACACGGACCGCGGCCTGATCGTGCCCAACATCAAGGACGCGCACACGAAGTCGACGCTGCAGATCGCGGCCGAGCTCAACCGCCTGGCCACCGCGGCCCGGGACGGCAGCATCGGCGCCGGCGAGCTGACGGGCGGCACCTTCACCGTGTCCAACTACGGCGCCTTCGGCAACGACGACGGCAACCCGATCATCAACCACCCCGAGGGCGCGATCCTGGGCATCGGTGCCATCGAGGAACGCCCGTGGGCAGTCGACGGCGCGCTGGCCGTCCGACGCACCGGCAAGTTCTCGCTGGTGTTCGACCACCGGATCAGCGACGGCGGCGAGGCGGGCCGGTTCGTGACCTACGTCGCGAGCCTGTGCGAGAACCCCGCCCGCATCCTGCTGCACAGCTGA
- the lgt gene encoding prolipoprotein diacylglyceryl transferase: MLPPLATIPPPPFNGLQLGPLDVRLYGILIALGAYLALRLTVRRYERLGGDAEAAEKAALVALAGGFIGARIGYVIPRLDYFVANPQDVLAIWQGGLTLFGGLAGGSLAGVWYLRRKAMDVPAFAHAIAPALPLAQAIGRWGNYFNQELYGRPTDLPWALQVEAPFRRPGFEQFATFHPTFLYESLWNVTLVLVLLAIDRTGRIRRGGLIFVYLIGYGIGRAWIEALRIDTAERYLGWSRNNWVALLVIVIGVVGLAWWQRRPVAEPTETADAEHELTSGDDHEQTSGEVDEQPSDEDHEQGSGSHAANPDEHPADQQVLTDEDAPRPGDADDAR; encoded by the coding sequence GTGCTGCCGCCGCTCGCCACCATCCCGCCGCCGCCGTTCAACGGGCTGCAGCTCGGCCCGCTCGACGTGCGTCTCTACGGGATCCTCATCGCGCTGGGCGCCTACCTCGCGCTGCGCCTGACCGTCCGGCGCTACGAACGGCTCGGCGGCGACGCCGAGGCCGCGGAGAAGGCGGCGCTGGTCGCGCTGGCCGGCGGCTTCATCGGGGCGCGCATCGGCTACGTGATCCCGCGGCTGGACTACTTCGTCGCGAATCCGCAGGACGTCCTCGCCATCTGGCAGGGCGGGCTGACGCTGTTCGGCGGCCTGGCCGGGGGCAGCCTCGCGGGTGTGTGGTACCTACGGCGCAAGGCGATGGACGTGCCGGCCTTCGCGCACGCCATCGCGCCGGCCCTCCCGCTGGCCCAGGCGATCGGGCGGTGGGGCAACTACTTCAACCAGGAGCTCTACGGCCGCCCGACCGACCTGCCGTGGGCCCTGCAGGTCGAGGCGCCGTTCCGCCGGCCGGGTTTCGAGCAGTTCGCCACCTTCCACCCGACCTTCCTGTACGAGTCGCTGTGGAACGTCACGCTGGTCCTCGTGCTGCTCGCGATCGACCGCACCGGCCGGATCCGGCGTGGCGGGCTGATCTTCGTCTACCTCATCGGCTACGGGATCGGCCGCGCCTGGATCGAGGCGCTGCGGATCGACACCGCCGAGCGCTACCTCGGCTGGTCGCGCAACAACTGGGTCGCGCTGCTGGTGATCGTCATCGGCGTCGTGGGGCTCGCCTGGTGGCAGCGCCGCCCGGTGGCCGAACCGACCGAGACCGCGGACGCCGAGCACGAGCTGACCTCCGGGGACGACCACGAGCAGACGTCCGGTGAAGTCGACGAGCAACCGTCCGACGAGGACCACGAGCAGGGTTCGGGCAGTCACGCGGCGAACCCCGACGAGCACCCGGCCGACCAGCAGGTGCTGACGGACGAGGACGCACCCCGGCCGGGCGACGCGGACGACGCCCGCTGA
- a CDS encoding hydrophobic protein: MGGLAILLLILALIVGGIGLFVEALWWLLIIAVVLAVVGFISGRGRGSRV; the protein is encoded by the coding sequence ATGGGCGGACTCGCCATCCTGTTGCTCATCCTGGCGCTGATCGTCGGCGGCATCGGCCTCTTCGTCGAGGCGCTGTGGTGGCTGCTGATCATCGCCGTCGTGCTCGCCGTCGTCGGCTTCATCTCGGGCCGCGGCCGCGGTTCACGCGTCTAG
- the pdhA gene encoding pyruvate dehydrogenase (acetyl-transferring) E1 component subunit alpha, with product MADAAIDPRELLPPDEPVHLLDPDGTYHEDPDHPIDLDDAGLRELYRLMVVTRKVDREAINLQRQGQLGVYASCMGQEAAQVGSAYALADEDWIFPSYRELGAALVRQVDAAGLLHLYRGTWLSDHDPYKHHFGLMSIPIGTQALHATGFAMGARLDNNPIVTMTYFGDGGTSEGDPHEAMTFAGVTKAPVIFFVQNNQYAISVPLEKQTAAPTLAHKGVGYGIPGRRCDGNDVLATYAVTKKAVERARRGEGPTFIEALTYRMEAHTTSDDPSRYRTQAELDEAAKTDPIARMRNYLQQRDLYDAELEQAIEDQAKEVASYVRGGIYDAPHGDPMELFEHVYVDPTGHFDGQREQLRAELDARGEG from the coding sequence GTGGCCGACGCTGCCATCGATCCCCGGGAGCTGCTACCTCCCGACGAACCGGTGCACCTGCTGGACCCGGACGGGACCTACCACGAGGATCCGGACCACCCGATCGACCTCGACGACGCCGGGCTGCGCGAGCTGTACCGGCTGATGGTCGTCACCCGGAAGGTCGACCGCGAGGCGATCAACCTGCAACGCCAGGGCCAGCTGGGCGTCTACGCGTCCTGCATGGGCCAGGAAGCGGCCCAGGTCGGCTCCGCGTACGCGCTGGCCGACGAGGACTGGATCTTCCCGTCGTACCGCGAGCTCGGTGCGGCGCTGGTGCGCCAGGTCGACGCGGCCGGGCTGCTGCACCTCTACCGCGGCACGTGGCTCAGCGACCACGACCCGTACAAGCACCACTTCGGCCTGATGTCGATCCCGATCGGCACGCAGGCCCTGCACGCCACCGGGTTCGCCATGGGCGCCCGGCTCGACAACAACCCGATCGTCACGATGACGTACTTCGGTGACGGCGGCACGTCCGAGGGCGACCCGCACGAGGCGATGACGTTCGCCGGGGTGACCAAGGCGCCGGTGATCTTCTTCGTGCAGAACAACCAGTACGCCATCTCGGTGCCGCTGGAGAAGCAGACCGCGGCCCCGACGCTGGCCCACAAGGGCGTCGGCTACGGCATCCCGGGCCGGCGCTGCGACGGCAACGACGTGCTGGCGACCTACGCGGTCACCAAGAAGGCGGTCGAGCGTGCCCGCCGCGGCGAGGGCCCGACCTTCATCGAGGCGCTCACCTACCGGATGGAGGCCCACACGACCTCCGACGACCCGTCGCGCTACCGCACGCAGGCGGAGCTCGACGAGGCCGCCAAGACCGACCCCATCGCGCGGATGCGCAACTACCTGCAGCAGCGCGACCTGTACGACGCGGAGCTCGAGCAGGCCATCGAGGACCAGGCCAAGGAGGTCGCCTCCTACGTGCGCGGCGGCATCTACGACGCGCCGCATGGCGACCCGATGGAGCTGTTCGAGCACGTGTACGTGGACCCCACCGGGCACTTCGACGGCCAGCGCGAGCAGCTGCGGGCCGAGCTCGACGCTCGCGGGGAGGGCTGA
- a CDS encoding TetR/AcrR family transcriptional regulator: MTTTRPGRRDEQRARTRQELLDAAARVFAERGYHAASVDLVAEAAGYTKGAVYSNFDSKEELFLELLDRRIDASIDAMEELLFQRPAEERAAMFTGDDPEVDVVDVDWFLLETEFLLYAARNEQVRDRVAARRRIIHERVTEMMRRHFDELGVPESRLPAADYTRILLALSDGLTRASLADPEARHGAGQVLADVTDALVRRATAGDEG; encoded by the coding sequence GTGACCACCACCCGTCCCGGCCGACGCGACGAACAGCGGGCGCGGACCCGGCAGGAGCTGCTCGACGCGGCGGCGCGTGTGTTCGCCGAGCGCGGCTACCACGCCGCGTCGGTCGACCTGGTGGCCGAGGCGGCCGGCTACACCAAGGGGGCGGTGTACTCCAACTTCGACTCGAAGGAGGAGCTGTTCCTCGAGTTGCTCGACCGTCGCATCGACGCCTCCATCGACGCCATGGAGGAGCTGCTGTTCCAGCGGCCCGCCGAGGAACGGGCGGCCATGTTCACCGGCGACGATCCCGAAGTGGACGTCGTGGACGTGGACTGGTTCCTGCTCGAGACCGAGTTCCTGCTCTACGCGGCCCGCAACGAGCAGGTCCGCGACCGCGTCGCCGCGCGCCGCCGGATCATCCACGAGCGGGTGACCGAGATGATGCGCCGCCACTTCGACGAGCTCGGTGTCCCGGAGTCGCGACTGCCAGCGGCCGACTACACCCGGATCCTGCTCGCGCTCTCCGATGGGCTGACCCGCGCGTCGCTGGCGGACCCCGAGGCACGCCACGGCGCCGGCCAGGTGCTCGCCGACGTCACCGACGCGCTGGTGCGACGGGCCACGGCGGGCGACGAGGGCTGA
- a CDS encoding alpha-ketoacid dehydrogenase subunit beta, whose amino-acid sequence MAVTLAQAINQALHDAMAEDERVLVFGEDVGKLGGVFRVTDKLQETFSEDRCFDTPLAESGIIGTAIGLAMYGFRPVPEMQFDGFTYPAFEQIVSHLAKMPNRSRGRVKLPVTIRIPYGGGIGAVEHHSESPEAYWAHTAGLKVFTPGTPEDAYSMMRAAIAMDDPVVFLEPKRRYWMKSDTALPVQTEAPHQAVVRREGTDVTVFCYGPMVRTALEAAEAAADEGWSLEVVDLRSLNPLDAPTIVASVQRTGRAIVVHEAAQTLGMGAEIAARVQEHAFYHLEAPVLRATGYDTPYPPAKLEEYWLPDVDRILDLVERSLAY is encoded by the coding sequence ATGGCGGTCACACTGGCACAGGCGATCAACCAGGCGCTGCACGACGCGATGGCCGAGGACGAGCGCGTGCTCGTCTTCGGCGAGGACGTCGGCAAGCTCGGCGGCGTCTTCCGCGTCACGGACAAGCTGCAGGAGACGTTCAGCGAGGACCGCTGCTTCGACACCCCGCTGGCCGAGTCCGGCATCATCGGCACCGCCATCGGGCTGGCCATGTACGGCTTCCGGCCGGTACCGGAGATGCAGTTCGACGGCTTCACCTATCCGGCCTTCGAGCAGATCGTCAGCCACCTGGCGAAGATGCCCAACCGCTCGCGCGGGAGGGTCAAGCTGCCCGTCACGATCCGGATCCCCTACGGCGGTGGTATCGGCGCGGTCGAGCACCACTCGGAGTCGCCCGAGGCGTACTGGGCCCACACGGCCGGCCTGAAGGTCTTCACGCCGGGCACGCCCGAGGACGCGTACTCGATGATGCGGGCCGCCATCGCGATGGACGACCCGGTCGTCTTCCTGGAACCCAAGCGGCGCTACTGGATGAAGTCCGACACGGCGCTGCCGGTGCAGACCGAGGCGCCGCACCAGGCGGTGGTCCGGCGCGAGGGCACCGACGTGACGGTGTTCTGTTACGGGCCCATGGTGCGCACCGCGCTGGAGGCGGCCGAGGCCGCCGCCGACGAGGGATGGTCGCTGGAGGTCGTCGACCTGCGCTCGCTCAACCCCCTCGACGCCCCCACGATCGTGGCGTCGGTGCAGCGCACCGGCCGGGCCATCGTGGTCCACGAGGCGGCGCAGACGCTGGGCATGGGCGCGGAGATCGCGGCCCGGGTGCAGGAGCACGCGTTCTACCACCTCGAGGCACCGGTGCTGCGGGCGACGGGCTACGACACGCCCTACCCGCCGGCCAAGCTCGAGGAGTACTGGCTGCCCGACGTCGACCGCATCCTCGACCTCGTCGAGCGGTCCCTCGCGTACTGA